One stretch of Chryseobacterium indologenes DNA includes these proteins:
- a CDS encoding T9SS type A sorting domain-containing protein: protein MKLYPIAAALLCINVYAQQQNKPQASQKHLQELYAKYEKDIKKAHKNAKLMGTPPDLYNEEDYKRTMDPVTGNVNFEKLAKVNKDILMGEYKAAQPMSFITGQQGSISGKIINEPWIERGPYNVGGRTRAIMYDPNDPTGKRVFAGGVSGGLWVNQDPSVSTNEWLPLSTFWANTSVVCITYDPVNPQTFYVGTGEAATSDVVGSGIWKTTDGGATWTQIFTVPVTYASNGVRNGNFYINDIKVRNNNGVSEIYAGVSGSYVGISFNDGWQGLSQAGLYKSVDGGATFTKNANLLAMNTTTNVTSTTGYSIQQIEIAADNSVWISTRSSRFSNIDSGGRIFKSTDGNTFSQIYNVGNTGSRVNFTLSKTDANKAYAFMQGVGTAEPIRIVKTADGGTTWQSTSDVPQVIKLPKATDTSIPTNDFTRGQSFYDLVIATDPVNDNTLYIGGIDLFKSTDGGVNWTQISKWSNNNAMANLAVSTVHADQHAIVFNPFNNYSTNQMMFGNDGGIFFAANKESIGTVGGMVARNTRYNVTQFYGAVLNPTKTPANEELLAGAQDNGSWWLYGVPQPNNFLTLAAATGGDGMYPEYDDQDAYEISSYTNNSHYLLNSTPYANYLISTSANRSLGHFVNEIALDRMNDVFYSYRSGLTLFRTAGLSSTATTFTNDQVNVGTAQSGEQVSWLKISPHTTASSTLFVGTNLGRLFKITNANTPSYTSTVLTSPATGTISDIEFGANENEILLTLSNYNQISVFYSTDGGTSWQNKEGNLPDMPVRTILRNPDDPNEVLVGTELGVWGTANFLSGTPTWSSVTGNIGNVRVTSLDYRPSTKTVLVSTYGRGAWTTQNTTSSLATSETSAVSPRTVNRVYPNPSKGIARLRFNNTNHTSVNISIFDKAGRLVYSKKNVKSDEEFGQKMPPGTYVLKAEDKGEIVFSGNFLVIGRTTGDDD from the coding sequence ATGAAACTTTATCCTATTGCAGCTGCTTTACTTTGCATTAATGTATATGCCCAGCAGCAAAATAAACCTCAGGCTAGCCAAAAGCACTTACAGGAACTTTATGCCAAATATGAGAAAGATATTAAAAAAGCTCATAAGAATGCTAAATTGATGGGGACCCCCCCGGATTTATACAACGAGGAAGATTATAAGAGAACCATGGATCCTGTTACTGGAAATGTTAATTTTGAAAAATTAGCAAAAGTTAATAAGGATATTTTGATGGGCGAGTATAAAGCTGCTCAGCCCATGTCTTTTATTACAGGGCAACAGGGTTCTATTTCAGGAAAAATAATTAATGAGCCATGGATTGAAAGAGGGCCTTATAATGTAGGCGGAAGAACAAGAGCAATCATGTATGATCCAAATGATCCTACAGGTAAAAGAGTTTTTGCGGGTGGAGTTTCAGGAGGACTTTGGGTAAATCAGGATCCTTCCGTGAGCACAAATGAATGGCTGCCCTTGAGTACATTTTGGGCTAATACTTCTGTAGTGTGTATTACTTATGATCCAGTTAACCCACAAACATTCTATGTAGGTACAGGAGAGGCTGCAACAAGTGACGTGGTAGGTTCGGGAATCTGGAAAACTACAGATGGCGGTGCTACATGGACACAGATTTTTACCGTTCCGGTTACTTATGCTTCTAATGGAGTAAGAAATGGAAATTTTTATATCAATGATATTAAAGTAAGAAATAATAATGGTGTTTCAGAAATATATGCCGGAGTAAGCGGCTCTTATGTTGGAATATCCTTTAATGACGGATGGCAGGGTTTAAGCCAGGCTGGATTATACAAATCAGTTGATGGTGGAGCAACCTTTACCAAGAATGCCAATCTGCTGGCTATGAATACAACTACAAATGTAACCAGTACAACAGGATATTCTATTCAGCAAATAGAAATAGCTGCAGATAACTCTGTCTGGATCTCTACAAGAAGTTCAAGATTTTCAAATATAGATTCGGGAGGGAGAATCTTCAAATCTACAGACGGAAATACTTTTAGCCAGATTTATAATGTAGGAAATACCGGTTCACGAGTAAACTTCACCCTTTCGAAAACCGATGCCAATAAAGCTTATGCTTTTATGCAGGGAGTGGGAACGGCAGAACCTATCAGAATTGTAAAAACAGCGGATGGCGGAACCACATGGCAGTCTACCTCTGACGTGCCACAAGTGATTAAACTACCTAAAGCCACGGATACCAGTATCCCAACCAATGATTTTACAAGAGGACAGTCGTTTTATGATCTGGTCATAGCTACAGATCCAGTAAATGATAATACGCTGTATATCGGAGGTATTGATCTGTTTAAATCTACAGATGGCGGAGTAAACTGGACACAGATTTCGAAATGGTCTAACAATAATGCTATGGCCAATTTGGCTGTTTCTACGGTACATGCCGATCAGCATGCTATAGTGTTTAATCCTTTCAATAATTACAGTACCAACCAAATGATGTTTGGAAATGACGGAGGAATCTTTTTTGCTGCGAATAAAGAAAGCATAGGGACTGTTGGAGGTATGGTGGCAAGAAATACAAGATATAATGTAACCCAATTCTATGGAGCCGTATTGAATCCTACAAAAACTCCTGCAAATGAAGAATTGCTGGCAGGAGCACAGGATAATGGCTCATGGTGGCTCTATGGAGTGCCTCAACCTAATAATTTTCTTACTCTGGCAGCTGCTACAGGAGGTGATGGAATGTATCCGGAGTATGATGACCAGGATGCGTACGAAATTTCAAGTTACACGAATAACAGTCATTATTTACTGAATTCTACACCATACGCCAATTATCTGATCTCAACTTCTGCTAACAGAAGTCTTGGGCATTTCGTTAATGAGATCGCACTGGACAGAATGAATGATGTTTTCTATTCTTACCGTTCAGGACTTACCCTTTTCAGAACAGCTGGTTTGAGCAGTACTGCAACCACATTCACCAATGATCAGGTTAATGTAGGAACCGCACAGAGTGGTGAGCAGGTTTCATGGCTTAAAATATCTCCTCATACAACAGCCTCATCTACACTTTTTGTAGGGACTAATCTGGGAAGACTATTTAAAATTACCAATGCGAATACGCCATCATATACATCTACTGTATTAACATCACCTGCTACAGGAACCATTTCGGATATAGAGTTTGGAGCTAATGAGAATGAGATTTTATTAACATTGTCTAATTATAATCAGATCAGTGTGTTTTACTCAACGGATGGCGGGACATCATGGCAGAATAAAGAAGGCAACCTGCCGGATATGCCGGTAAGAACTATTCTAAGAAATCCGGATGATCCTAATGAAGTATTAGTAGGAACAGAATTGGGAGTATGGGGAACAGCAAATTTCCTTTCCGGAACACCTACATGGTCATCAGTAACCGGTAATATAGGGAATGTAAGAGTCACAAGTCTTGATTACAGACCTTCTACAAAAACGGTCTTGGTTTCTACGTATGGAAGAGGAGCATGGACTACTCAAAATACTACTTCTTCGCTGGCAACTTCAGAAACTTCGGCAGTATCGCCAAGAACTGTGAACAGGGTGTATCCAAATCCATCCAAAGGAATTGCCCGTTTAAGATTTAACAATACCAATCATACTTCTGTAAATATCAGCATATTTGATAAGGCAGGAAGACTGGTGTACAGCAAAAAGAATGTAAAATCTGACGAAGAGTTCGGCCAGAAAATGCCTCCTGGAACTTATGTTTTAAAAGCTGAAGATAAAGGAGAAATCGTATTTAGTGGTAATTTCCTGGTAATCGGACGTACTACAGGTGATGATGATTAA
- a CDS encoding DUF3467 domain-containing protein: protein MDNNQNPQDGNINIELNEMVAAGIYANLALVNHSPSEFVVDFIQLMPGVQQAKVRSRVILAPLHAKRVLSALQQNIANYEQQFGEIKEVEPFVVGGNNVQA, encoded by the coding sequence ATGGACAACAATCAAAATCCACAAGACGGAAACATCAACATCGAATTAAACGAAATGGTAGCTGCTGGTATCTATGCTAACTTAGCATTAGTAAATCACTCTCCATCTGAATTTGTAGTAGACTTTATTCAGTTGATGCCAGGTGTTCAGCAGGCTAAAGTAAGATCAAGAGTAATTCTTGCTCCACTTCACGCTAAAAGAGTATTAAGTGCTCTTCAACAGAACATCGCTAACTATGAGCAGCAGTTTGGAGAAATCAAAGAAGTTGAGCCTTTCGTAGTAGGAGGAAACAACGTACAAGCTTAA
- the rpoC gene encoding DNA-directed RNA polymerase subunit beta', with amino-acid sequence MSNKNKSSRFNKITIGLASPESILQDSRGEVLKPETINYRTHKPERDGLFCEKIFGPVKDYECACGKYKRIRYKGIVCDRCGVEVTEKKVRRERIGHINLVVPIAHIWYFRSLPNKIGYLLGIPSKKLDMIIYYERYVVIQQGIAKKLDGSDFENMEFLTEEEYLDIMETLPIENQYLDDSDPNKFIAKMGAEAVEELLKRIDLDALSFDLRHKAHNEGSKQRRTEALKRLNVVEALRGANTRMINRPEWMIMRVLPVIPPELRPLVPLDGGRFATSDLNDLYRRVIIRNNRLKRLLEIKAPEVILRNEKRMLQESVDSLFDNTRKSSAVKSESNRPLKSLSDSLKGKQGRFRQNLLGKRVDYSARSVIVVGPNLQLHECGIPKDMAAELYKPFIIRKLIERGIVKTVKSAKRIIDRKEPVVYDILENVMKGHPVLLNRAPTLHRLGIQAFQPKMIEGKAIQLHPLVTTAFNADFDGDQMAVHLPLGPEAILEAQLLMLGSQNILNPANGSPITVPSQDMVLGLYFMTKELSSTEDMKVKGEGLAFYSPEEAEIAYAEGRVSLNAKVRCRLPIKENGEIVTRLIETSVGRILFNQIVPKQVGYINELLTKKSLRNVIGKILADTDFPTTVKFLDAMKDLGYSNAFKGGLSFSLGDIVVPVEKKQMIAQSIETVDEIRANYNMGLITDTERYNQVIDVWTNTNAGLTEMIMSRMKTDQGGFNSVYMMLDSGARGSKEQIRQLSGMRGLMAKPQKAGSTGAEIIENPILANFKEGLSILEYFISTHGARKGLADTALKTADAGYLTRRLVDVAQDVIVTEDDCGTLRGTEVTALKKNDEIVERISERILGRVSLHNIYDPESDELIASADQVIIEELAKKIEEAGLEAVEVRSPLTCEAKKGICAKCYGRNLATGKVIHMGEAVGVIAAQSIGEPGTQLTLRTFHQGGTAGNVSENPSIVARRDGIVEMDEVRTITSEDENGNTAEVVVSRSTEFRLVADNESRTPLMVANVPYGSILSVKPGDKVKKGDTICRWDPYNAVIIAETAGKVEYEDIIQGISFQLEIDEQTGFEEKVISESRNKKAVPTLKVVDSKGVEQKAYNLPVGAHLMVNDGEKIKAGKVLIKIPRKSAKAGDITGGLPRVTELFEARNPSNPAVVTEIDGVVSYGKIKRGNRELIVEAKTGERKIYLVKLSNQILVQENDFVRAGSPLSDGSITPDDILRIKGPTAVQEYLVNEIQEVYRLQGVKIDDKHFEIIVRQMMTKVSIVDGGDTQFLEGALEHKYDFLEENNRVFGLKVVVDAGDSKEFMPGQMITARELRDENSKLRREDLALVEVREALPATATPVLQGITRAALQTKSFMSAASFQETTKVLNEAAVAGKIDDLNGLKENVIVGHRIPAGTGLKEYQNVIVGSKKEFEDLN; translated from the coding sequence ATGTCAAATAAAAATAAATCAAGTAGATTTAATAAAATAACCATCGGTTTAGCTTCACCGGAGTCTATTTTACAGGACTCAAGAGGGGAGGTTTTAAAGCCGGAAACTATTAACTACAGAACTCACAAGCCTGAAAGAGACGGGTTATTCTGTGAGAAAATCTTTGGTCCTGTAAAGGATTACGAATGTGCTTGTGGTAAATACAAGAGAATTCGTTACAAAGGGATCGTTTGTGACCGTTGCGGAGTAGAAGTTACTGAGAAAAAAGTAAGAAGAGAGAGAATCGGGCACATCAACCTTGTAGTTCCAATTGCACACATCTGGTATTTCCGTTCATTACCAAATAAAATCGGATACCTTCTTGGAATTCCTTCTAAGAAATTAGATATGATCATCTACTACGAAAGATATGTAGTGATTCAGCAAGGTATTGCTAAGAAATTAGACGGTTCTGATTTCGAGAACATGGAATTCCTTACAGAAGAAGAGTATCTTGATATCATGGAAACTCTTCCAATCGAGAACCAATATCTTGATGATTCTGATCCAAACAAATTCATCGCTAAAATGGGTGCTGAAGCTGTTGAAGAATTATTAAAGAGAATTGACCTTGATGCATTGTCTTTCGACTTGAGACACAAAGCTCACAATGAGGGATCTAAGCAAAGAAGAACTGAAGCTCTTAAGAGATTGAACGTTGTAGAAGCATTAAGAGGTGCTAATACAAGAATGATCAACAGACCAGAGTGGATGATTATGCGCGTTCTTCCAGTTATACCACCAGAACTAAGACCATTGGTTCCATTGGATGGAGGACGTTTCGCAACTTCTGACTTAAATGACCTTTATAGAAGAGTTATTATCAGAAATAACCGTTTGAAGAGATTATTGGAGATCAAAGCTCCTGAAGTAATCTTGAGAAACGAGAAGCGTATGCTTCAGGAATCAGTAGATTCATTATTCGATAACACAAGAAAATCTTCAGCAGTAAAATCTGAATCAAACAGACCATTGAAATCACTTTCTGATTCATTGAAAGGTAAGCAAGGTCGTTTCCGTCAGAACTTACTAGGGAAAAGGGTTGACTACTCTGCTCGTTCGGTAATTGTTGTAGGTCCAAACTTACAGCTTCACGAATGTGGTATCCCTAAAGATATGGCGGCTGAACTTTACAAACCATTCATCATTAGAAAACTAATCGAGAGAGGAATTGTAAAAACAGTAAAATCTGCAAAGAGAATTATCGATAGAAAAGAACCAGTAGTTTATGATATCCTTGAAAACGTGATGAAAGGTCACCCGGTACTATTGAACAGGGCACCTACTCTTCACAGACTTGGTATTCAGGCTTTCCAACCTAAGATGATCGAAGGTAAAGCAATCCAACTACACCCGTTAGTAACAACCGCATTCAACGCCGATTTCGATGGTGACCAGATGGCGGTACACTTACCGTTAGGACCAGAAGCGATCCTTGAAGCTCAGTTATTGATGTTAGGTTCTCAAAACATCCTGAACCCTGCAAACGGTTCTCCTATTACAGTACCATCTCAGGACATGGTTCTTGGTCTTTATTTCATGACTAAAGAATTAAGTTCTACAGAAGATATGAAAGTAAAAGGTGAAGGTCTTGCTTTCTATTCTCCTGAAGAAGCGGAAATCGCTTATGCAGAAGGTAGAGTTTCATTAAATGCTAAGGTAAGATGTAGACTACCAATTAAAGAAAACGGAGAAATCGTAACAAGATTGATCGAAACTTCTGTAGGTAGAATCTTATTCAACCAGATCGTACCGAAGCAAGTAGGATATATCAATGAACTTCTTACGAAGAAATCATTGAGAAACGTTATCGGTAAGATCCTTGCTGATACTGATTTCCCTACAACAGTGAAATTCCTGGATGCAATGAAAGATCTAGGGTATTCAAATGCATTCAAAGGAGGTCTGTCATTCTCTCTTGGAGATATTGTAGTGCCTGTGGAGAAAAAGCAGATGATTGCACAATCAATCGAAACTGTAGACGAAATTAGAGCTAACTATAACATGGGTCTAATTACCGATACAGAACGTTATAACCAGGTAATCGACGTTTGGACAAACACCAACGCAGGATTAACTGAAATGATCATGAGCAGAATGAAAACTGACCAAGGTGGTTTCAACTCTGTATATATGATGCTTGACTCTGGGGCGAGGGGTTCTAAAGAACAGATCCGTCAGTTATCAGGGATGAGAGGTTTGATGGCAAAACCGCAAAAAGCTGGTTCTACCGGTGCGGAGATCATCGAAAACCCGATCCTTGCCAACTTTAAAGAAGGTCTTTCCATCTTGGAATACTTTATCTCTACCCACGGTGCTCGTAAGGGTCTTGCGGATACCGCTCTTAAGACTGCCGATGCGGGTTACCTAACCAGAAGATTGGTAGACGTTGCACAGGACGTTATCGTTACAGAAGATGACTGTGGAACATTAAGAGGTACAGAAGTTACTGCACTTAAGAAAAATGACGAGATCGTTGAAAGAATCTCTGAAAGAATCTTAGGTAGAGTATCTCTTCATAATATTTATGACCCTGAATCTGATGAGCTAATTGCTAGTGCAGATCAGGTAATCATTGAAGAATTAGCGAAGAAAATTGAAGAAGCAGGATTAGAAGCCGTTGAAGTACGTTCTCCGTTAACTTGTGAAGCTAAGAAAGGTATCTGTGCGAAATGTTACGGTAGAAACTTAGCAACAGGTAAAGTGATTCACATGGGTGAAGCGGTAGGTGTAATTGCAGCACAATCAATTGGGGAACCAGGTACTCAGCTTACATTGAGAACCTTCCACCAAGGGGGTACTGCAGGTAACGTATCTGAAAACCCATCTATTGTTGCAAGAAGAGATGGTATCGTAGAAATGGACGAAGTAAGAACAATTACTTCTGAAGATGAAAACGGTAATACAGCTGAGGTTGTCGTTTCTCGTTCAACAGAATTCAGATTAGTTGCTGATAATGAGTCTAGAACTCCATTAATGGTAGCTAACGTACCTTATGGATCTATATTATCTGTTAAACCAGGTGATAAAGTGAAGAAAGGAGATACAATCTGTAGATGGGATCCGTATAACGCGGTAATCATTGCTGAAACTGCAGGTAAGGTAGAATACGAGGATATCATCCAGGGTATTTCATTCCAACTTGAAATTGACGAACAAACAGGATTCGAAGAGAAAGTAATCTCTGAATCTAGAAATAAGAAAGCCGTACCTACCTTGAAGGTGGTAGACTCTAAAGGGGTTGAGCAAAAAGCTTACAACTTACCGGTAGGAGCCCACTTAATGGTTAACGATGGTGAGAAAATTAAGGCTGGTAAAGTCCTAATCAAGATCCCAAGAAAATCTGCAAAAGCAGGGGATATCACCGGAGGTCTTCCGAGAGTTACCGAATTATTCGAAGCAAGAAACCCTTCAAATCCAGCGGTTGTTACTGAAATCGACGGGGTAGTTTCTTACGGAAAAATTAAGAGAGGTAACCGTGAATTGATCGTAGAAGCTAAAACTGGAGAAAGAAAAATTTATTTAGTTAAATTATCTAACCAGATCTTAGTACAGGAGAATGACTTCGTGAGAGCTGGTTCGCCACTTTCTGACGGTTCAATCACTCCGGACGATATCTTAAGAATTAAAGGTCCAACAGCTGTTCAGGAATACTTAGTAAACGAGATTCAGGAAGTTTACCGTCTACAGGGGGTAAAAATCGACGACAAGCACTTCGAAATCATCGTAAGACAGATGATGACAAAAGTATCTATCGTGGATGGAGGTGATACTCAATTCCTAGAAGGAGCTCTTGAGCACAAGTATGACTTCCTTGAAGAAAATAACAGAGTATTCGGTCTTAAAGTAGTAGTAGATGCTGGTGATTCTAAAGAATTTATGCCAGGTCAGATGATTACTGCAAGAGAATTAAGAGACGAAAACTCTAAGCTAAGACGTGAAGATTTAGCATTGGTAGAAGTAAGAGAAGCTCTTCCTGCTACAGCAACTCCTGTATTACAAGGTATTACAAGAGCAGCACTTCAAACGAAATCGTTCATGTCTGCAGCATCGTTCCAGGAAACAACCAAAGTACTTAACGAAGCAGCAGTTGCTGGTAAGATAGATGATCTGAATGGTCTTAAAGAAAATGTAATTGTAGGACATAGAATTCCTGCAGGTACAGGTCTTAAAGAGTATCAGAATGTTATCGTAGGTTCTAAGAAAGAATTCGAAGACCTTAACTAA